One genomic segment of Brassica napus cultivar Da-Ae chromosome A3, Da-Ae, whole genome shotgun sequence includes these proteins:
- the LOC106444730 gene encoding WAT1-related protein At4g30420-like, protein MAMILLQLCYAGVTLSARVTLVNGTSPRVFILYRQVFATIFIFPFLYFSSITMNQNLYCEGIYLASSSTGSAMCNIIPALTFLISYLAGYETVNIRNVRGLAKISGTVLCVVGAISMTLLRGPKILNSESTLPLENSLLGDLADQNMWLIGCLCVFASTVCYSLWLTFQVPVSAYYPDHLSLSAWMCLFGTIQCAVVTFFFDKDPNAWIIHSYSELATCLYAGVVSSALAFTVQAWVISKRGPLFSAMFNPLCTVIVTILASLILKEEMFTGSLIGGICVIMGLYIVLWGKAEDVMINQEQRDITNNSDVKIQIEDSSNTVNCNGDLKNPLLS, encoded by the exons ATGGCGATGATATTGTTGCAACTGTGTTACGCAGGAGTGACTCTTTCTGCAAGAGTTACTTTGGTTAATGGAACAAGCCCTCGGGTTTTTATCCTATACAGGCAAGTCTTTGCAACCATTTTCATCTTCCCATTTCTCTACTTCTCAAG CATTACAATGAATCAAAATCTGTATTGTGAAGGTATTTACTTAGCTTCATCGTCGACGGGAAGTGCCATGTGTAACATCATTCCTGCACTAACCTTCTTAATCTCATATCTCGCCGG ATACGAGACAGTCAATATCCGGAATGTTAGAGGCTTAGCAAAGATATCAGGGACGGTTCTATGTGTAGTAGGAGCAATCTCCATGACTTTGCTTCGTGGACCAAAGATTCTTAACTCGGAATCTACTTTACCGTTAGAAAATTCGTTACTAGGAGATCTTGCGGACCAGAACATGTGGCTCATTGGTTGTTTGTGTGTGTTCGCTAGCACTGTTTGCTATTCTTTATGGCTAACATTTCAG GTCCCAGTCTCTGCTtattacccagaccacctctcTTTATCAGCGTGGATGTGTTTATTCGGCACGATACAATGTGCAGTCGTCACTTTCTTCTTTGATAAAGACCCAAACGCTTGGATTATCCATTCTTACTCAGAGTTAGCGACTTGTCTCTACGCT GGAGTTGTATCGTCAGCGCTTGCTTTTACGGTCCAAGCTTGGGTTATATCTAAGAGAGGCCCTTTGTTCTCTGCAATGTTTAACCCTCTCTGTACAGTCATTGTCACAATCTTGGCTTCTCTGATCCTTAAAGAAGAGATGTTCACCGGAAG CTTAATCGGAGGAATATGTGTGATCATGGGACTTTACATTGTGCTCTGGGGTAAAGCCGAAGATGTCATGATAAATCAAGAACAGAGAGACATTACGAATAACTCAGACGTGAAAATTCAGATCGAAGATTCTTCAAACACAGTAAACTGTAACGGAGATCTGAAGAATCCACTTCTGTCCTAA
- the LOC106441054 gene encoding UDP-glucuronate 4-epimerase 1-like, whose protein sequence is MPSIEDELMFPSTPGKFKIDRSNRQLNRCFASTSTMFLWALFLIALTASYLSFQSFVDSGSRYLTASWGGIQWEKQVRTSAQIHRSGGISVLVTGATGFVGSHVSLALRKRGDGVVGLDNFNNYYDPSLKRARMSLLSSRGIFVVEGDLNDGKLLSKLFDVVAFTHVMHLAAQAGVRYALENPQSYVHSNIAGLVNLLETCKAANPQPAVVWASSSSVYGLNEKVPFSESDRTDQPASLYAATKKAGEEITHTYNHIYGLAITGLRFFTVYGPWGRPDMAYFSFTRNILQGKPITIYRGKNRVDLARDFTFIDDIVKGCLGSLDSSGKSTGSGGKKRGAAPYRIFNLGNTSPVTVPILVDILEKHLKVKAKRNFVEMPGNGDVPFTHANISSARREFGYKPTTDLETGLKKFVRWYLSYYGYNTKAKLVQ, encoded by the coding sequence ATGCCTTCCATAGAAGATGAGCTCATGTTCCCGTCAACGCCTGGTAAGTTCAAGATCGACCGTTCAAACCGACAGCTAAACCGCTGTTTCGCGTCAACAAGCACCATGTTCCTCTGGGCCCTCTTCCTCATCGCCCTCACCGCCTCCTACCTTAGCTTCCAGAGCTTCGTCGACTCCGGCAGCCGCTACCTCACCGCCTCCTGGGGCGGCATCCAGTGGGAGAAACAAGTCCGAACCTCCGCTCAGATCCACCGCTCCGGCGGCATCTCCGTCCTCGTCACCGGCGCTACGGGCTTCGTCGGCAGCCACGTGTCCCTCGCCCTTAGAAAACGCGGAGACGGCGTCGTGGGGCTCGACAACTTCAACAACTACTACGACCCTTCGTTGAAACGCGCGAGGATGTCTCTCCTCTCTTCCCGTGGGATCTTCGTCGTGGAAGGAGATCTTAACGACGGTAAGCTCCTGTCAAAGCTCTTCGACGTGGTGGCCTTCACTCACGTGATGCACCTCGCGGCTCAGGCCGGGGTTCGATACGCGCTGGAGAATCCTCAGTCGTATGTTCACAGCAACATCGCCGGACTAGTCAACCTCCTCGAGACTTGCAAGGCGGCGAATCCTCAGCCGGCGGTGGTATGGGCTTCGTCGAGCTCCGTTTACGGTCTTAACGAGAAGGTGCCTTTCTCGGAATCGGACAGGACAGATCAACCGGCGAGTCTCTACGCGGCGACCAAGAAAGCCGGTGAGGAAATCACCCACACTTATAATCATATTTACGGTCTTGCCATTACCGGTTTACGATTCTTCACGGTTTACGGTCCGTGGGGTAGACCGGACATGGCTTACTTCTCATTCACGCGGAATATTCTCCAAGGTAAACCGATCACGATATACCGGGGCAAAAACCGGGTCGATTTGGCCCGGGATTTTACTTTCATCGACGACATAGTCAAAGGATGTTTAGGATCTCTTGACTCGTCGGGTAAAAGTACCGGGTCGGGTGGGAAGAAACGTGGAGCCGCACCGTACCGGATCTTCAATTTAGGGAACACGTCGCCGGTTACGGTTCCCATCTTGGTGGATATATTGGAGAAGCATCTCAAGGTGAAGGCGAAGAGGAACTTCGTGGAGATGCCTGGAAACGGCGACGTTCCGTTCACGCACGCTAATATTAGCTCCGCCCGGAGAGAGTTCGGGTATAAACCGACAACTGATTTGGAAACCGGGTTGAAAAAGTTCGTTAGATGGTATCTTTCCTATTACGGgtacaataccaaagccaagCTTGTACAATAA
- the LOC106444732 gene encoding GPI-anchored hemophore cfmA-like, which translates to MARVQGLVLLGLLVISSLLMLSESRVARKDLGLDLGGIGVGLGVGLGIGLGGGSGSGSGAGAGSGSSSSSSSSSSSSSSSRGSGGSGAGSSAGSFAGSRAGSGSVN; encoded by the coding sequence ATGGCCAGGGTCCAAGGTCTAGTTCTTCTTGGTTTATTAGTGATTTCAAGTTTACTTATGTTATCCGAGAGCCGAGTGGCAAGAAAAGACTTGGGGCTTGACCTAGGTGGGATTGGGGTCGGTCTAGGCGTTGGATTGGGGATTGGTCTTGGCGGCGGATCAGGCTCTGGTTCTGGTGCAGGTGCAGGTTCCGGATCATCATCTAGCTCTAGCTCTAGTTCGTCATCAAGTTCTAGTTCTCGTGGTTCGGGTGGTTCAGGTGCCGGTTCATCTGCTGGTTCATTTGCTGGATCTAGAGCTGGATCAGGATCtgttaactaa
- the LOC106444733 gene encoding glycine-rich protein DOT1, whose translation MAVSKSSSLVLITLILATSCLVSESRIARKDLGLDLGGIGVGIGTGIGIGLGGGGSGSGAGAGSGSGGGGGSSSSSSASSSSSSSSGGGGGDAGSEAGSYAGSRAGSGSGRSSGSGRGRGGGGGGGHGGGGGGGGGRGGGGGSGNGGGYGEGGGYGGGYGGGGD comes from the coding sequence ATGGCTGTGAGTAAGTCATCATCACTGGTTCTGATCACCTTAATATTGGCCACGTCGTGCCTAGTCTCCGAGAGCCGGATTGCAAGAAAAGACTTGGGTTTGGACCTTGGCGGGATAGGGGTAGGGATCGGTACTGGCATCGGCATAGGTCTCGGTGGAGGTGGATCCGGATCAGGAGCTGGTGCCGGGTCAGGatccggaggaggaggagggtcAAGCTCTTCTTCCTCAGCTAGCTCCAGCAGTTCTTCGAGctctggtggtggtggaggtgaTGCGGGATCGGAAGCTGGATCATACGCGGGGTCACGTGCAGGGTCTGGTTCTGGCAGAAGTTCCGGGTCAGGTCGTGGaagaggaggtggtggtggagggGGTCATGGCGGAGggggtggaggaggaggtggtcgCGGTGGAGGAGGTGGATCCGGTAACGGAGGAGGGTACGGTGAAGGCGGTGGATATGGAGGAGGTTACGGTGGCGGCGGTGACTGA
- the LOC106410491 gene encoding cinnamoyl-CoA reductase 1 codes for MDQEKSHSCCCVLDASTYVGFWILKKLLSRGYSVHAAIRKNGDSEIEETIREMEATEERLVVYDVDVLDYQSILVSLKTCNAVFCCLDSPEGYDEKEVDLEVRGAINVVEACGRTESIEKIVFSSSLTASIWRDNIGTQKDVDEKCWSDQDFCRNKKLWHALAKMLSEKAAWALAMDRRLNMVSINPGLIVGPSVAQYNPRPTMSYLKGAAQMYENGVLAYVDVKFLADVHIRAYEDVSACGRYFCFNQIVNTEEEALKLVESLSPLIPMPPRYESVMQGSEVYEERLRNNKLSKLVEAGSAC; via the exons aTGGATCAAGAAAAGTCTCATTCCTGCTGCTGCGTTCTTGATGCTTCCACTTATGTGGGTTTCTGGATTCTCAAGAAGTTGCTTAGCAGAGGATACTCTGTTCACGCAGCTATTCGTAAAAACG GAGATAGTGAAATTGAGGAGACAATCCGAGAGATGGAAGCAACAGAGGAGAGATTAGTTGTGTACGATGTTGATGTGTTGGATTATCAAAGCATACTTGTCTCTCTCAAGACATGTAACGCTGTCTTCTGCTGCTTAGATAGCCCTGAAGGATACGAT GAGAAGGAAGTGGATTTGGAGGTGAGAGGAGCTATCAATGTGGTGGAAGCATGTGGAAGAACAGAGAGCATAGAGAAGATTgtattctcttcttctttaacAGCTTCAATTTGGAGAGACAACATTGGAACTCAGAAGGATGTTGATGAGAAGTGTTGGAGTGATCAAGACTTCTGTCGCAACAAAAAG TTGTGGCACGCATTGGCAAAGATGTTGTCCGAGAAAGCAGCTTGGGCACTAGCCATGGACCGTAGGCTCAACATGGTCTCTATCAATCCTGGTCTTATCGTTGGACCATCGGTTGCACAATATAACCCTAGGCCCACCATGTCCTACCTCAAAG GAGCTGCACAAATGTATGAGAATGGAGTGTTGGCGTACGTAGACGTTAAATTTTTAGCGGATGTTCATATTAGAGCATACGAGGATGTTTCAGCTTGTGGTCGATATTTCTGCTTCAACCAAATCGTTAACACAGAAGAAGAAGCTCTCAAGCTTGTCGAGAGTTTGTCTCCTTTGATACCTATGCCACCGAG GTATGAGAGTGTAATGCAAGGAAGCGAAGTTTACGAAGAAAGACTGAGGAACAATAAATTGAGCAAGCTGGTGGAAGCTGGCTCTGCTtgt